The following proteins are encoded in a genomic region of Methanobrevibacter sp.:
- a CDS encoding DUF447 domain-containing protein, with translation MQDLRSIGLEKGIHYETIITTKYNNKSNSAPIGVICTGNHSIMCRIFKTSHTLNNILKTNEFIVNVVDNPFAFTYSTLSTVPNSYLNSDNSLKCANSYFKCEVESIKDVVKTNDPINKSQKSIIKAKVVEIVKKNNKKPLNRAMDLLVESVHNMEKIDENPEYYLGRFKEAKRVITKVGSRKDKEAIKILLEELEKKGYGFN, from the coding sequence ATGCAAGATTTAAGAAGTATAGGTTTGGAAAAAGGAATTCATTACGAGACAATAATAACTACAAAATATAACAATAAATCTAATTCTGCACCCATTGGAGTTATTTGTACTGGAAACCATAGTATAATGTGCCGGATTTTTAAAACAAGCCATACTTTAAACAATATTTTGAAAACCAATGAATTCATTGTTAATGTTGTTGACAATCCTTTTGCATTTACTTATTCTACTCTTTCTACAGTACCAAATAGCTATTTGAATTCGGACAATAGCCTGAAATGTGCAAATAGCTATTTTAAATGTGAAGTGGAAAGCATCAAAGATGTTGTTAAAACTAATGATCCAATAAATAAAAGTCAAAAATCCATCATTAAAGCAAAGGTGGTTGAAATTGTTAAAAAAAATAACAAGAAACCCCTTAATCGTGCAATGGACTTGCTTGTTGAATCAGTTCACAATATGGAAAAAATTGATGAAAACCCAGAATACTATTTGGGAAGATTTAAAGAAGCTAAAAGAGTGATTACAAAGGTAGGTTCCAGAAAAGACAAGGAAGCCATTAAGATTTTGTTGGAAGAACTTGAGAAAAAAGGATATGGATTTAATTGA
- a CDS encoding SIS domain-containing protein has protein sequence MAYKMYDEMMEQPDALRKTFASEMEIMDIVSQKVSQANKIYLVGCGSSISTCYSVRDALRMSTNMNVEVFTGYEFFYNKKLNKNENTIAIFTSQSGETADTLASLEKANDYGVPTVSISNEPDSSMSKKAKYPIITRGDKETAILGTKTYVAQLACLYQILFTASDYENKGELLNQLKEMPDLIERLLKTTEEDNKKLAEEFKDEDIFYCLGSGPNFGLAYKLAMTMLMEGAIKHACPVYATEFRHGLIERVEKDVPVIFLDSDFESDEITKKAIEFSKNLDLKVILYKLQDYADVDKLLSPFVLVVPLEWFVYYLAHYNGEDPGATRHIGKVRY, from the coding sequence ATGGCTTATAAAATGTATGATGAAATGATGGAACAACCAGATGCTCTTAGAAAAACATTTGCATCTGAGATGGAGATAATGGACATCGTTTCTCAAAAGGTATCACAAGCTAATAAAATTTATTTAGTAGGTTGTGGAAGTTCAATATCTACATGTTACAGTGTTAGGGATGCTTTAAGAATGTCTACAAACATGAATGTTGAAGTTTTTACAGGATATGAATTTTTTTATAATAAAAAATTAAACAAGAATGAAAATACTATTGCAATTTTCACATCCCAATCTGGTGAGACTGCAGATACTTTAGCTTCTCTTGAAAAAGCTAATGACTACGGAGTACCTACAGTTTCAATTAGCAATGAACCTGATAGTTCCATGTCTAAAAAAGCTAAATATCCGATTATAACAAGAGGTGATAAAGAAACAGCTATTCTTGGAACTAAAACATATGTGGCGCAATTAGCTTGTCTTTATCAAATATTATTCACAGCTTCTGATTATGAAAATAAGGGAGAATTACTTAATCAGTTAAAAGAAATGCCTGATTTGATTGAAAGGTTACTTAAAACCACTGAGGAAGACAATAAAAAATTAGCGGAGGAATTTAAAGACGAAGATATTTTCTATTGTCTGGGGAGTGGGCCGAATTTCGGGCTTGCATACAAATTGGCAATGACAATGCTTATGGAAGGTGCAATAAAACATGCCTGTCCTGTGTATGCTACTGAATTCAGACATGGTTTAATTGAACGTGTTGAAAAGGATGTTCCTGTAATATTTTTAGATTCTGACTTTGAATCAGATGAAATAACTAAAAAGGCAATTGAGTTTTCCAAAAATCTTGATTTGAAAGTAATTTTATATAAACTTCAGGATTATGCTGATGTTGACAAGTTATTGTCTCCATTCGTATTGGTTGTACCTTTGGAATGGTTCGTTTATTATTTGGCTCATTATAATGGTGAAGATCCAGGAGCTACAAGACATATTGGAAAAGTAAGATACTAA
- a CDS encoding LiaF domain-containing protein translates to MKNSDVAWSVFLGIVVVLVCLHIFGIVTLHFFKGWWTLFIIIPSALALFRPEDRKGGVIGLIIGLLLLISTRGMASFSVIVKIVLAVLVVFAVVFLAMALKRISGNGMEQSYNVFFSGQEINSSGTVFDGCNCVVAFGGLDLDLTNAVLNQDCTINAFVIFGGIDIRVPENANLKINSTSILGGVDNKTNNSSNNQFTININATATFGGVDIK, encoded by the coding sequence TTGAAAAACAGTGATGTGGCGTGGAGCGTATTTTTGGGCATTGTAGTTGTTTTAGTTTGTCTCCATATTTTTGGCATAGTGACTTTACATTTTTTTAAGGGTTGGTGGACATTATTTATTATAATTCCTTCTGCTTTGGCTTTATTTAGACCTGAAGATAGGAAAGGAGGAGTTATAGGTCTTATTATTGGACTTTTGCTTTTGATTTCCACAAGAGGAATGGCTAGCTTTTCAGTCATTGTAAAAATAGTCCTTGCAGTGCTTGTTGTGTTTGCTGTTGTCTTCCTTGCAATGGCATTAAAAAGGATATCTGGCAACGGCATGGAGCAATCATATAACGTATTTTTCTCCGGTCAGGAGATAAACTCTTCAGGCACAGTATTCGATGGATGCAATTGTGTTGTGGCCTTTGGAGGCCTTGACTTGGATTTAACAAATGCGGTTTTAAATCAAGACTGTACAATCAATGCCTTTGTAATTTTTGGAGGTATTGATATTCGTGTTCCTGAAAATGCCAATCTAAAAATAAATTCCACAAGCATATTGGGTGGTGTGGATAATAAAACTAATAATTCAAGCAATAATCAATTTACAATTAATATCAATGCAACAGCCACATTTGGCGGTGTTGATATAAAATAA
- a CDS encoding flavin reductase family protein — translation MKKQLETKMGIFPMPVLMIATYNDDDTVNVMNAAWGTMKSRDQIILELGARHKTMENIRQRNAFTVSLADADHVVEADYFGIVSGNDTEDKFEKSKMTAVKSEIVDAPIINEFPICMECELVEIKEGEFGCDVVGDVLSLTADEDVLTEGKVDISKLNAIAFDPFTLGYYKIGERVGNAYKDGAQLK, via the coding sequence ATGAAAAAACAACTTGAAACCAAAATGGGAATTTTTCCAATGCCTGTATTGATGATTGCAACATATAACGATGATGATACTGTAAATGTCATGAATGCCGCATGGGGAACAATGAAAAGTCGCGACCAGATAATTCTAGAATTGGGAGCTAGACATAAAACTATGGAAAACATAAGGCAAAGAAATGCATTTACCGTAAGTTTAGCTGATGCCGATCATGTAGTTGAAGCAGATTATTTTGGAATAGTTTCCGGAAATGATACTGAAGACAAATTTGAAAAAAGCAAAATGACCGCTGTAAAATCCGAAATTGTGGACGCTCCAATCATAAACGAATTTCCAATATGTATGGAATGTGAATTGGTTGAAATTAAAGAAGGAGAATTTGGTTGTGATGTTGTCGGAGATGTGTTAAGCCTTACAGCTGATGAAGACGTTTTGACTGAAGGCAAAGTGGATATCTCCAAATTAAATGCAATCGCTTTTGATCCATTTACCTTAGGATATTATAAAATCGGAGAACGCGTGGGAAACGCATATAAAGATGGTGCACAATTAAAATAA
- a CDS encoding Hsp20/alpha crystallin family protein, which produces MSEKDTIEINSSKADEIDEKIDKGQEKVDEKLEKGQEKVNEKIDKGQEKVNEKINDKKDKINDTFDQGKQIADKVANDLSKGVDEFFDNVKTAHKKFNDKVNDYKQTVIETLDIDLIEDKGNYYIKVATPGVAKENIEIEAGDYEITIEAIFPSFKDEIDAAEDAELILDELKEGKCVKSISFANQINIHEIKAAYDNGMTIITIPKVETPKTKVTVE; this is translated from the coding sequence ATGAGCGAAAAAGATACCATTGAAATAAATTCATCAAAAGCTGACGAAATCGATGAAAAAATCGATAAAGGTCAAGAAAAAGTTGATGAAAAACTTGAAAAAGGCCAAGAAAAAGTAAATGAAAAAATCGACAAAGGCCAAGAAAAAGTAAATGAAAAAATTAATGATAAAAAAGATAAAATCAATGATACTTTCGATCAAGGAAAACAAATAGCTGACAAAGTAGCAAATGATTTATCCAAAGGTGTAGATGAATTCTTTGACAATGTAAAAACTGCACACAAAAAATTCAATGACAAAGTAAATGACTACAAACAAACAGTTATTGAAACCTTAGACATTGATTTAATTGAAGATAAAGGTAACTACTACATTAAAGTAGCAACTCCTGGTGTAGCAAAAGAAAATATTGAAATTGAAGCTGGAGATTATGAAATCACCATTGAAGCTATTTTCCCATCATTCAAAGATGAAATTGATGCAGCAGAAGATGCTGAATTAATTCTTGATGAATTAAAAGAAGGAAAATGCGTCAAAAGCATCAGCTTTGCAAACCAAATCAATATTCACGAAATTAAAGCTGCATACGATAACGGAATGACCATCATTACCATTCCTAAAGTTGAAACTCCAAAAACCAAAGTTACTGTAGAATAG
- a CDS encoding NOG1 family protein, with translation MMIPTIPTPDELLDKGFRRGKKNADLMRTQKIPKHLKGKKIEETRVVTACQVIKDKLKSIIDSVPIIEEMPEFYQDYIDITVGVDDLKQALGGLNWAYGILTQLEKEYGGKIRNNPSERASMLQKQAYGRIASVVNKIKKDLDMLDFAKQNLRNMPTVDFDAITIVIAGFPNVGKSTLLRQITGADPQVANYPFTTKGIQIGHTERHWQEIQIIDTPGLLDRPVLEMNDIELNALIALEHLADAILFIFDASETCGFTLESQFNLFKQIEKVFSEIPIIALFNKMDIIEQDEYLQQYVDEFDESIFISAMEGDGIEKINETIDKIEKIQRE, from the coding sequence ATGATGATTCCAACCATACCAACACCAGATGAGTTATTAGATAAAGGTTTTAGAAGAGGAAAGAAAAACGCAGACCTAATGAGAACACAGAAAATCCCAAAACATTTAAAAGGTAAGAAAATCGAGGAAACAAGAGTTGTTACTGCCTGTCAAGTAATCAAGGACAAACTCAAGTCAATTATCGACAGCGTACCTATCATTGAGGAAATGCCTGAGTTCTATCAGGATTACATTGACATTACCGTTGGTGTAGATGATTTAAAACAAGCATTGGGAGGTCTTAATTGGGCATATGGTATTTTAACCCAACTTGAAAAAGAATATGGTGGAAAAATACGCAACAACCCTTCCGAACGTGCAAGCATGCTTCAAAAACAAGCATACGGAAGAATTGCATCAGTCGTAAATAAAATCAAGAAGGACCTTGACATGCTAGATTTTGCAAAACAAAATCTCAGGAACATGCCAACCGTCGATTTTGATGCGATTACAATAGTTATAGCCGGTTTTCCTAATGTTGGAAAATCAACACTCCTAAGACAAATTACAGGAGCGGACCCTCAAGTTGCAAATTATCCGTTCACAACAAAAGGTATTCAAATAGGACACACTGAAAGACACTGGCAAGAGATACAAATTATTGATACACCTGGACTTTTGGATAGGCCTGTACTTGAAATGAATGATATTGAATTGAACGCTTTAATAGCCCTTGAGCATCTGGCAGATGCAATTTTATTTATCTTTGATGCATCAGAAACCTGCGGATTTACCCTTGAAAGTCAGTTTAACTTGTTCAAACAAATTGAAAAGGTATTCAGCGAAATTCCGATCATTGCATTGTTTAACAAAATGGACATAATCGAACAGGACGAATATCTCCAACAATATGTTGATGAATTTGATGAAAGCATATTCATATCAGCTATGGAAGGAGATGGAATAGAAAAGATAAATGAAACAATTGACAAAATTGAAAAAATTCAAAGAGAATAG
- a CDS encoding TIGR00296 family protein, translated as MISYENGQYLVGLAKEAVLIYLDEGRKIEVPEDCPEELKERMGIFVTLNENRQLRGCIGYPEPVESAVQATIDVAIAAACEDPRFPEVTMEEYPELTFEVTVLSPPEKLEVSDPLEYLEKIEIGRDGLIIQKGYRRGLLLPQVAVEHNMDVQEFLEHTCMKAGISADSWLDASSDVYTFQGKVFQ; from the coding sequence ATGATATCATATGAAAATGGACAATATTTAGTGGGATTGGCAAAAGAGGCCGTTTTGATTTATTTAGATGAAGGCAGAAAAATTGAAGTGCCTGAAGATTGTCCTGAAGAACTAAAAGAAAGAATGGGAATTTTCGTAACTTTAAATGAAAACAGACAATTGAGAGGATGCATCGGATATCCGGAACCTGTAGAAAGTGCAGTTCAGGCAACAATAGATGTAGCTATCGCTGCAGCATGTGAAGATCCAAGATTTCCGGAAGTAACCATGGAAGAATATCCTGAATTAACATTTGAAGTGACAGTACTATCCCCTCCGGAAAAGTTAGAAGTATCCGATCCTTTAGAATACCTGGAAAAAATAGAAATTGGTCGTGATGGCCTCATTATTCAAAAAGGATACAGGAGAGGATTATTACTCCCGCAAGTAGCAGTAGAACATAATATGGATGTGCAAGAATTTTTAGAGCACACCTGCATGAAAGCAGGAATAAGTGCAGATAGCTGGTTAGATGCAAGCAGCGACGTTTACACATTCCAAGGAAAAGTATTTCAGTGA
- a CDS encoding TldD/PmbA family protein codes for MEEYIDLCQKVISKTIPKVDYIDIRAGKGNSTGLIMKDGNIDEINTGNQLGVRIRVLNNGAWGFAYTNDFSKLDEIAETSIKLSNSLKGEVELAESPVVKDKVKTDVKIPVSDVSIEEKKEVLLEANKAADFGEIASITVNYSDNESNSLFLNSEGSIIEQQTTTTSMSLNSAASNGEMIQFGHGSIGGVKGFEVIENEDIEKFAREISEKAIRLLSAEAAPSGQFPIIADNLLTGVFIHEALGHAVEGDLILQNDSILKGKLGERIASDIVNIFDDASLKDGFGYYAYDAEGVKTKPNQLVKDGKLVSLLNSRESAGKLGMESSGNARSSISDQPIVRMSNTYLQPGDMTFDELIEDIKDGIYLKGSRGGQVDTGKGIFQFNAAEAYKIENGELTNTLRDVSLSGNILETLKNVDGVGKDFKLSVGYCGKGGQTAPVGDGGPHTKILNALVGGSQ; via the coding sequence ATGGAAGAATATATAGATCTATGCCAGAAGGTTATCTCAAAAACTATTCCTAAAGTAGATTACATTGATATTAGGGCAGGAAAAGGGAATAGTACTGGACTCATAATGAAAGATGGCAATATTGATGAGATAAACACTGGTAATCAATTAGGAGTTAGAATAAGAGTATTAAATAACGGAGCATGGGGTTTTGCCTATACTAATGATTTCTCAAAATTAGATGAGATAGCTGAAACTTCAATTAAATTATCCAATTCCCTTAAAGGAGAAGTGGAACTTGCAGAAAGTCCTGTTGTTAAAGATAAAGTAAAAACTGATGTTAAGATACCGGTTTCAGATGTGAGTATTGAAGAGAAGAAGGAGGTTTTGCTTGAGGCAAATAAAGCAGCGGATTTTGGAGAGATTGCAAGCATTACTGTAAATTATTCGGATAATGAATCCAATTCATTATTTTTAAATAGTGAAGGCTCCATAATTGAACAGCAGACCACAACAACATCCATGTCCCTCAACTCAGCAGCGAGCAATGGCGAAATGATTCAATTCGGCCATGGCAGCATAGGAGGAGTGAAAGGATTTGAGGTTATTGAAAATGAAGATATTGAAAAATTTGCAAGAGAAATATCTGAAAAGGCCATTAGGCTATTAAGTGCGGAAGCTGCCCCATCAGGACAATTCCCAATAATAGCTGACAATCTTCTAACTGGAGTATTCATACATGAAGCCTTAGGACATGCTGTTGAAGGTGATTTAATCTTACAAAACGATTCAATCCTTAAAGGCAAACTTGGAGAACGGATTGCATCAGACATTGTGAATATTTTTGATGACGCAAGTTTAAAGGACGGGTTTGGATACTATGCCTATGATGCAGAAGGTGTCAAAACAAAACCAAATCAACTCGTAAAAGATGGAAAACTTGTAAGTCTTCTTAATTCAAGAGAAAGTGCGGGAAAATTAGGTATGGAATCATCTGGAAATGCCAGATCATCAATATCTGACCAGCCAATTGTAAGGATGAGTAATACTTACCTACAGCCAGGAGACATGACTTTTGATGAATTAATAGAAGATATTAAAGATGGAATCTACCTTAAAGGTTCAAGAGGAGGTCAAGTAGACACTGGAAAAGGAATTTTCCAATTTAATGCTGCTGAAGCATATAAGATTGAAAATGGAGAGCTTACCAATACATTAAGAGATGTTTCACTTTCCGGAAATATTCTGGAAACACTTAAAAACGTTGATGGTGTTGGAAAAGACTTCAAATTAAGTGTTGGATATTGCGGTAAAGGAGGCCAAACTGCACCGGTAGGTGATGGAGGACCTCATACTAAAATATTAAATGCACTTGTAGGTGGAAGCCAATAA